From one Pseudopipra pipra isolate bDixPip1 chromosome 2, bDixPip1.hap1, whole genome shotgun sequence genomic stretch:
- the LOC135409527 gene encoding stromelysin-1-like — protein sequence MKTKILLFLELLYVVCSSAFPAVPEKKEEDTQFAKKYLESFYDFKEEKSSLFKAKNLNHMADKIREMQSFFGLEVTGELNHKTLDMMKQPRCGIPDVRSYSTFPYSPKWKKEDVTYRILNYTPDMLQADVEEAIAKAFQLWSSVTPLRFTRVYSGQADIMISFAAGFHGDFYSFDGPGGTLAHAYPPGSGIGGDAHFDEDENWTKFTTYSGYNLFLVAAHELGHSLGLGHSNVFGALMYPIYMAKDTRDYQLHQDDIDGIQALYGSPRESPVLPTKAFPPQEPTELTPAETTTEMSPRPEPTRTTPSKPPPRPEDCDPHLTFDAITTLRGETLFFKGSYVWRKSPYFSEIEHDTISSFWPSLIGGFDAAYEVDKTDRVLFFKDDQYWAVSGYSIESGFPKPIQNLGFPTSVRKVDAAVHDHNTKKTNFFVGNKYWSFNENTQSMERGYPRKIAADFRGIGHTIDAAFQKNGYFYFFHGSNQYQVDIKKKKLIRTMKSNSWFNCQKY from the exons ATGAAGACAAAGATCCTTCTTTTCCTTGAGTTGCTATATGTTGTATgttcttctgcttttccagctgttccagaaaagaaagaagaagataCGCAATTTGCTAAG AAATATCTGGAAAGCTTCTATGattttaaagaagagaaaagttctctttttaaagcaaagaacCTCAATCACATGGCTGACAAAATCCGAGAGATGCAGTCATTCTTTGGGCTAGAGGTGACTGGGGAGCTGAACCATAAGACGCTGGACATGATGAAGCAGCCTAGATGTGGAATACCTGACGTCCGTTCATACAGCACCTTCCCATACAGCCCTAAGTGGAAGAAAGAAGATGTGACATATCG GATTTTGAACTACACTCCAGACATGCTGCAAGCTGATGTAGAGGAAGCAATTGCAAAAGCcttccagctctggagcagTGTCACCCCTTTGAGATTCACCAGGGTCTACAGTGGTCAAGCAGATATAATGATCTCCTTCGCTGCTGGAT tTCATGGTGACTTCTATTCATTTGATGGTCCAGGAGGAACTCTGGCTCATGCTTATCCCCCTGGCAGTGGGATAGGAGGAGATGCCCATTTTGATGAAGATGAAAACTGGACCAAATTTACTACCTATAGTG gaTACAACTTATTTCTCGTTGCTGCTCATGAGTTGGGCCATTCACTAGGTCTTGGTCACTCCAATGTCTTTGGTGCTTTGATGTATCCTATATATATGGCCAAGGATACAAGGGACTACCAGCTTCATCAGGATGATATTGATGGCATTCAAGCCCTCTATG GATCCCCCAGGGAATCTCCTGTACTTCCAACAAAAGCTTTTCCCCCTCAAGAACCGACTGAACTGACACctgcagaaacaacaactgaaaTGTCACCCCGGCCAGAACCAACACGTACAACACCCTCCAAACCCCCACCAAGACCTGAAGACTGTGACCCTCATCTGACTTTTGATGCTATCACCACTCTCCGTGGGGAAACACTGTTCTTCAAAGGCAG CTATGTCTGGCGCAAAAGTCCATATTTCTCAGAAATTGAGCACGACACCATCTCCTCTTTCTGGCCATCGCTGATAGGTGGCTTTGATGCTGCTTATGAGGTTGACAAGACTGATCGAGTGctattttttaaag ATGATCAGTACTGGGCTGTCAGTGGCTACAGTATAGAGTCAGGCttccccaagcccattcagaACCTGGGCTTCCCCACCAGCGTCAGGAAAGTTGATGCAGCTGTTCATGATCACAATACCAAGAAAACCAATTTCTTTGTAGGCAACAAGTACTGGAG TTTCAATGAAAATACTCAATCAATGGAAAGGGGATATCCAAGAAAAATAGCAGCTGATTTCCGAGGGATTGGCCACACAATTGATGCTGCCTTTCAGAAAAAtg GATATTTCTACTTTTTCCATGGATCAAACCAGTATCAGGTTGAcatcaagaaaaagaaactcaTTCGTACAATGAAGAGCAACAGCTGGTTTAATTGCCAGAAATATTAA